A segment of the Fusarium musae strain F31 chromosome 2, whole genome shotgun sequence genome:
TCACTATCTTTGGAGAAATTCTCTAGAGCGCTGAcaagagtcttgagaatCCTACCCATGCGATCTACGTCGGTGACAATACCGATTGAGATGAAACTGGCACAGACATTAACTGCTTCTGAAGCAAGTTCAGGCGATGAGTCGGCTGCGAATGCTGGGGTAAGGGCTGAGCTGATTTGAGCTTGATACTGCTCCAGCAACATCACCTCTTCAAAGTCTGGATCGGGTGTCTTGCCAAACATCTTGAGTATGTCTCCTATGATCTTCAGGCCCCAGATACGGAGCTCCAGGACACCCGAGGTTGACGCCGAGAACGCCATGCGAACAACATCTGCAACTTTGCTCTGAAGATCGCTCTGGGCTCTGGACTCTCCATTGGCAGTCACGTCCTTTGCAATTATCAAGAACATCTCATCGATGCAGCTCAGTGCAAAAGTCGTCACTTGCCATCTTAAAGACTCAACTTCAGAAGTAGCCTTGGTTTCCTTCTCATCTTtagcagcaccagcagcagcagcgaacCCAGCAACCTCCTCGTCTTGCAGGTCTGGTAGGCCACTGCCTTTAGATCCAGATTGAGTCTCTTCTGTCTTGGGTCGTGCTCTTGTCATCTTGAGTACAGCCTGGAATCTCTGAAGCCAAGCATTAGTCTCCGTAAGACATGTGTGATGCATCCAGTTGCGGATGATATTACGAATCCCGTCATGAGAGGGAACGGTGTCAAGGACGAGCCAAAGCTGTTCCTCAAACCCGGTTTCTGCTTCTCTGAGAACGTCCTGTGGATTCCGTTTCATCATATTGTGTATCCCATCCACTGATACATCTCGTAAAGTTGTCGATTCAGACATCAGATACTTTTGAAGCAACTTGACGTAGTCAGCGAACTGCATGTGCCCAGGAGCGTAAAGCGACACATGCTCTAGACAACCCAGCGCAGCCCGCTGCACCAGCcaatcatcttcctcacggAAACGGTTAACAAGAGTGAATATCAGCTCTCTTGACTTCGTGGCATCCTGCAGGTCAGGACCCAGGACGTTGATGAGGGAGTCAACGCAACGAGCGATAGCGGATGTCGTAGAAAGTTCGAGTTCGAGATTCATTGTAATTGCAGAGGAAATCTCGGCATGATGGGTCTCTGAAACGTAAAGCTGAACAAGCATACCCAAAGTGCTGGGAACGTAGCCAGCAAAACTTAGCCCCGAGGCGTCGGCTGCGAGTGATAGTGCTTCGAGTGCCCAGAAATGGACTATCGGGTGAGGGTCATTGCAAAGAGACATTAAGATGCCGAGGATTGTCTTCAGGTGGTAACCGGCCGCCATGCCACCCACCTGAGTTTGGATGGACCCAAGTGCCATGGCACAGCCCGCTCTCGCACTAGGTTCACGGTTGCCCACAATGGTATCGACTAGGTACTTGATCTCATTATTCGTAAAGCCATTTCCGTATACATTGCATAAGCGAGCAGTAGCAGCGTAACCCAAGCTTCTGACATGTTCGTCTGGGTCAAGGACAAAGTCGCGAACGATATCTTGGAGCAACGCTTCCACTGCCTGGTTCGAAATATCACCGCAAGGCGATTTCGTCTCTTTCACAGCTACCCTCATGGTAGCGAGAATAGCCGCAGCAAGGTTGACATTGATGGCGGCCTTGCGCCCAGGATCTCTGATCAGAGTGCCAGCAGATGCAAATGTCCGAATCTGTTCGAGTATACTCTCTTGAACCTTGCCAGGAGTGAGTGGAAAGGCGAATGCAAACAGCTGAATGGCCGCATTGATGACCTCTGTTCCAGGAGGATCAGGGCTTGAAAACGAGTCTGGACTGCCAATATACAGGACAGATGCATCATGCTCTAAACTGCCACAAATTGGCGAGCGCAAGAGGTTATTTATCACGTCTTCTGGGCTATCGAGCTCATCTGTGTTCCCATCATCGGAGTTTTCCTGCTGCCCAGGGAGCTTTCTAACACGGGGGCCAGCAACAAGGCCAGTAATTCCGAAACCCGAATTGTCGCCCACATCCCAGACAGACTCGAATGTAGCAGCTGCATTCGCAATCGAGGCACTCAAAGTGTTTGGTGCATAGTTCTCCGGGTCAGCGAAGAGTGAAATCGCTAGTGTCAGCAAATTAGACTGCAGGAGTGCCTCGCTTCCACCGGCAGGACTGAGGTTGACAAGCTTGACGTAGCATTGCAAGACTCTGCGCTGCAccatcatctcaagatcttggagcTGTAGAGCAGGGGCTAGTCTCTGACTGACGTCGTCAGAGATCTTTTTAGACGGCAGAGTTCTCAGGAAGGCCGTGGTATTCTGGAGCATGGTGGCTATTCTCTTTGACACATCCACAGTCAAAAGACGACTGTTGAATTCGAGGAAGGCCAAAATCGAGCCCATCGCGCATTCTCTGACATGAGTCAGGAACGACACCTCGAGGAAACTTCGGGCTGATGTATTATCTTTGGCGAGGGGTTTTGGAAGCGCATTCTTCCAAAGCAAAAGGAGCTGTGATAGATGTATCTTGACAAAGTTTGGCCCCAAGGACATCAAGCCTCCAATAAGTACCCAAGCGACTTGAATCTGTGTGCTTGCAACCCTGAGCTGCGCTTGACTGCTCGATTTCAACATATTTGTCGCAATAGTTAACACGCGACTGTTGATCTCAACTGACCCATATAGTGGACGAGCAGGGCTTGCACTCAGAGTCGCGGCGAGTCCATGGGCAAATCCAATGCATCTTCTGGGAGAATTACGTCCCGATCCGAGAAGGGATAGTTCTCGGTTCAGGCTGTTCATACAAACAGAAAGGcaaggaagaagctgttggGGGCAGGCAAGGACAAGCGTCTTCATGCAGTGAGATGCAAATACCTGAACAGTATAACTGGAATGTTGCAAGACTTGCAAGAGACCATCTCGACATGATTCTGCGAAGGTGTTTGCCGCAGATCCTAGTGATTGAATAAGCGAAGACACAGCGCTCAGCGTCGCGATCAGAGTATGCTTAGAAGGTTCCGGCCTTTCTGCTAGAGCTTGAGGGTAGTTCTTGAAGATATTGTTGATAAGGGATTTTGCAGCGGATATCTGGCCAGACTCTCCCAAAATCTTGCGACCAATGACATCTTGTATAACGATGTCGACTATATTTCTGGAAATCAGAAGACGATATCGATTGTTGGCGATTGCAGAGTGACCCAGCACATCTATCGCGAGACTCTCGACAATTTTGAGATAGTTTGTCTCAACAAGCTTTTCTCCCAGGCGCCTGAAAAGCTTGCCATAGCACACACCAATGGCTGCTCGGATTCTGTTTGAGGCTGTTGATTTTACATATTGGGATGCCAGGTTCTTGAGTATATCCGTCAGAGACAGAGCTAGCACTTGACTGCGCTTGCCTGAAGGAGCTGGGCTCGCTGATCTAGAGGGAATGTCCAGCTCATCGTCGGCAATATTAGGTATCGTTGACTGGCGTTTCAGTGCCTTTTTGGTCTTTTTCCCCTTTGGTGACGCTACCTCTGGTGGACCGCCCTCTGAATGACCCTGGAACAGGGCCTCGGCAAAGCACTCTGCCGCAGCCAGTCGGACTTGAACTGAAGGACAGTCAAATGCTTTGGATATTGCAGCTTCCAGTTTGTCCAGGTCACTCGAGTATAAGAAATGAGGCGTGTGCCTGAACAATGTTTTGAGAGTCCGGCAGGCGGAAGCAACGACAAGATGGCCTTTGTCGGATGAAGCATGATTTCGCCCCTGCTTCCAGATATCACGCGCAATCACTTCGTCCATGCTAGCTTCAACCATACTAACGATCTTTCCAAGGGCGGTAAGGCATGCTGCGCGGATTCCAGCATTGTTCGAGGAGGACTTAAGAAGCTTGAGTAAGGTTGAGCAAGCAAGGGGGTGCAGCCCAATGGCGCTATCGCCAGCAGAAGCGAACAGATCGCCTAGGCAGACAATAGCCGCATGCTTGGTCCGTATCTCAGCATCGGACTTTGACTTTCCACTCGATATAATTGCGATCAAGTCGTTGATCGTTTCGAAGAGCAGCTTCCTGTCTCCAATTCCGAAGATGTGTGCTAAGCACTTCCCCAAATTATTCCGGATGACTCGAGAAGGCTGTGGTGAAGAGAGATTGATGATCTGGAATATTTCCTTCTTGAGATAGAattgctgtgctgtgcaATCATCCGCTGCCAGGTCAAGGACGTGCTTCGTCAAGCTCGAGACATAAGTGAGCAGGAAAAGATCCTGCTGTTCGGCGGGGAGGGACTGAAGCTTCGGGAGATCGAGCTCTGGGTTCGTGGTCGCGGTGTCAGAGGGAGCTTGCGCTTCGGGATTCcgtgctggagctggagcttcagGCTCCTGTGTTGACGACATTACGCACGAATTCGACGCCGTCAACTAAGTGAGAGCTCAAACAATACGTGGTGAAGTCGCAGGAGTAATTGAATTCGTGGTCTCTTGCTGTGAATGTTTCGAGAGGTAAGACTAGTAATGGATACCTAAAGTAGTGGAGGTGAGTAGCTGACTTTGAGATCCCCTAGACTCCAGAGGCAGGTCACCTACACAGGTTACCTTGGCCACAGGCcacttaggtaccttaggttcCATCGCTTCTAGGaggtacctactaacctAGGAACCACCTGAGCCGTTGTGGGGCACCCCCAGCGTCCGGAGTTTGGCCGATTCACCCTGAGCTGGGTCATGCCTGTGAAGGCTCAGACGAGAAGTGACGAAACCCGAAGATTTCTTTATTGCCAGATTCTAAGACTCGAGTCTCCCCCTCGCTCATTATGGCAACACGAAAGTGCCTGAGCCCGCTCATAAAGGCACCAAAGTCAATTGCCAACTCCATCTGTCATCAATGTCAACGATCTTTCGTGACGACACCTACTCAATTGGCTGGTCACAACAAGTGGTCTAAGACAAAACACATCAAAGCTGTAACtgataagaagaagatgactgaGAGATCTAATTTCACTAAGACGATTGCTATGTATTCAAGAAGTAGGCATCAACATGTGCGTGTTCATGGCCCAAAGGCTTTTCTAATATTCGATAGTGTATGGAGATGATGTCAAATTCAACCCTCAACTGGCCACTGCAATAAACGCTGCAACAAAAGGTATATATGCACCGTAGTTTTTAGCCTGGAGTTGTGTCTGACTCTTGGTGTTAGCAAGTATACCAAAGAACTTAATCGAGGGCGCAATTGCACGAGGTCAAGGTCGTTCAGCCACAGGTGCACAGCTCGAGTCTATGTCTCTGGAGGTCCTCATGCCCCCTGATATCGCGATGGTCATCGATGCTGAGACAGACAATAAGACTCGGACCCTTCATGACCTGCGCCTCGTGGTGAAGAAGGCCGGCGGAGTGGTTGGTTCAACAACCTTCTACTTTACAAGACGTGGTAGAGCCGTTTTCAAAGCCAAGGAGTGCGGACCGTCACTCTCAGATGTTCTGGACGAGGCGATTGAGCACGAGGGgatggaagatgttgaggaacTGCCAGAAGGTGACTTCTTGGCTTGGACCCAGCCAAACACGTTAGCAGCCATCACCGAGGCCCTGTCCAAGAagtttgagcttgagattCTCGACGCAGACATTGTCTGGGCACCGAATGAGGACACAAAAGTCAGCATTGATACAACAGAGCAAGCAGATGCTCTCGACATGCTCTTCAACGGACTCAAGGAATATCCGGAGGTCAGAGCCATTTATGCCAATGTGCGCCAGGGAGCTGTAGGGGACGCAGAGTGGGACAAGGTGGAAAGAAACCTGGATGTATAGAACATAGAACATCGACGAGTTCTTAACAAAGATGCTGTATTTTGCCCATGCCAACAGAGGGGGAATATTTCCAGTACCTTCCAAACGCCATGAATACATCGATAATGCTGTCTTTGCCGAACCCTCTGGCTAATAATGTACATGCTTGAATCCGATTCGCTGGGCTTCAAGAATCGGACTGGCCATTCTCGGGCTGCTGTGCTGCTCTTTTGCgttcctcctcaagcttttTGGCCTGTCGGAGCTTTTGTCGCGCCACGATGCGGTCATACTCGGCTTTGATCTCGTCTCGGTCCTTGGGGATCTTGTTGCATTCTTCGGGCTTGGGCCAGAAGCCAGGTACGGCAAAGCGGTTATCGAGGTTGGTGCCAAAGTAGAACATGATTCCGATGGGGAACATGACATACGTGCCGAACTGTGGGCATGTCATGTCAGTGTCTTTGTTCATAACTCGTCATCGTTTTGGAACCGGGCCACTTCGAAACTTATAAAATCATGCTCTAGGGACACAACATAAACACACCTTGAACACTTCTAGGTTAAGGCCACCCATTTTGAATGTAGTCTTCTTTGGCACCTTCTTAGGCAATtgagttgatgctgagaacgGAGGCAAAATGATTGTCGTGCATTGGATGACGGGATGATGCTTTCTAGCTACATACCCCCGGTAGAGCATTAGAAACCACTAGGTACCCCGCTATAAAAATCAGATCACGATAATTGGTATGTACCttgcctaggtacctacctcaCTACGGGtaaagtaggtaggtacctcgCTTTCCATGTCAGCCTATGCACGATAGTATTCCCTCGAGGGAGGCATCATGATACCAGAACTACCCAGGACCCTACTTGTACAGACCGAAAATGAATATTCATATTACGGTATTCCCATGAGATCTTACTGCCCTTCTCGAATGCCTTGGCCAACCATTCCCTCAACGAAGAGGTATATATAACGTTTTCTAATCGTATATCATCCTTAATCCACAACCCACGTCCTGTGTGTGTATATCTGTATAAATATGTAAACTCCTCATCACAATATGTTCAACGCCAACAACGAGCTATCCAGAATTCCGAGCCCAAGGCCTTGACGTATGCATAAGATCCCCAAACTCCTTGTAGTACAATGTATTCTTAGCTTAACTTCGAACCACCAGCCCTTGccttttgagcttcttccatcatcagGCGTTCCGTGAAACTGCGCGGTGTGCCAGAGAAGCCGCCGGTATTGGCGACGCTGGCGCGGAAGCTGCTCAGATCTGCTTCATCCATGCCGCTGCGTCCGTCTAAACCCCCAACAAACGTACTGAAATGCCCCAACGAGGCAGCTTGAGCATGAACTTCGGGATTACGAACGACAGGCATAACTACTGGCCGTCCTTTGTATGATCCCACGGAACCAGCTTGAAATCGTGCCGCGATTGGTGTCGTCGGCCCGGAGCCAGGCCTCTTGCTTATGTGCACTGCCGGTGAAGTTGCGTATAAGGATTGCTCGGTCTCCGGTACATCCGGTAACTCAACCTCGATATCCTCCTCGACCGTAAGAGATTTCGGTTTCGATCGGGGCTTTGGCGGCGCAGATAAGCCGCCGCCTTCCTCAAAGTGAAAAagctcgtcttcctcatccaagTCTTCGTTGACGGCCCTCACTTCGTCGTGAGTATCAGAACTTGAAACTTTAGTAGGTGAGGCTGGGCTTGCATCATGGCCACTGGTCTGGTTCTCCTCAGGGATTCTGTTCAAAGATGGTGATGCAGGCGCTTTCTTATTGGTAAAAGATCTAGGATTCGCCATTGAGAGAAAGTCGTCATCGGATGAATCCTGGTCCTCATCTGGGTCCTCACTCACGCTCCCCAACGTGCGTTCAATCCGAACAGATTCGGGAACATGGCGCGGCGATGGCGGTTCTGGTGCAATGATAACCGGGCTGGCCCGCTCTTCCGACGAAGATTCAGAAATGCTAGCATATTTCTTGTCCTCTTCACCGGCCCTTTGATCTGGGTTTGAATTGACCTCGGTCCACACTCCTTCCTCCAACGGCGCCCTAGATAGTGCTCTCAGTGCTTCAGAAGAGGAGATCTTTCGGGGCGGTGGTAGATGGTCCAGGTCATCGTCGAGCATTGATCCAGTGCGAGGTTGGTCGGCGGATGCGGCAGAGGCCACGGAGGGAATCATGGAATCGGTTGGTTGTGGTGACGCTGTAGGTAAGACCTCTGCTCCCATGACATCAAAGCGCACACGCCTGGGACTCTGTGGAGGTTTTGAACTACTTGAAGACCGTCGTAGGGCGCTCCGTGGTGTTTTCGACTCGCTCCGATCTGAATGGCACGACGAGACAGTATCATTGGTTGAACGGCGAACAGGGCCTGGCCGTCCGGGCGAATGAGGTACTACCGGCAAGGCATTCTGCAGTTGGTCAGTGCCGTTATCGGGTTTCCTTCCCGTCTCAATGGCTGAGTCTTGCTTCTCGTCTGCCTTGATGCTCGGGTCAGGCAACAACATGTCGAGAGGAGGAGTGTTGTTCTTTGTGAGGGGAGGAGAGGTAGGCGGCGGTCTTGGAGGAGAGCCCTCTAGCAGGGGAAGGTAAAAGAGCAATTCGTGATGTCGATCACGGGGGCTGCCTGGAGGCTCTGCGGCTCCCGATCCGGAGGTAGCGACAGTGGCCGGCGGGGAAAAGTGGCGTTGAGCCGACTCAAGTGGTAGAACTTGTGAGTCAGCTGCAGGTTTATTAAGGTCCAGATCCAGACTTGTGAGGACTGAGCTGAGGTCTGGGTATTTGGGTAGTGACTGGGCTATGGACTGGGCAACATTGGAAGCGATGTCGGGTTGTGTGTCTCGGAGCAGATCGTGGTAGTAGCGCAGGAAATCAGCTGCCACCTCGTGGCGAAAGGTGTGAACCTTGTGCTCGAGCTCTGAGAGCCTCTGAGAGAGGCTATTGACAAGGCTTGCCTCATCCATAGTCTACTCGtatgcctacctacctgtaGTACTCGTAATGCCTTGAGTTTTAACAGGTTCCTCCAGGCGAGCTAAGACTAGACAAAGAGGGATGTCTCGGTATGCGCATGACGCAACAAGCTCGGGAAAGATGTGTTTGCCTTGCCAGAGAAGGGGATTTTTATGAGTGACGGCACGTGAAGGATTTTGCAGGATTGTGAGTCGTAAGGGCGGGAGATAAGTGAATCAACGTTAGTTACTAAGGCAGAATGGGGATTTTTTATTTTGACGGCGACGAGGCCGTGGGCAGACCGAATACAAATCGAGGTTTGGGGGGATGATAGTGCGAACAACAGCGGCCCTGGTTCTAAGTCTGGCTAGACCATTCTAAAACTAGACgtaccttagtaggtactTAGGTACTATAGTTACAATGGGTCTCAATCAATCTCTACCTATCCGCAGGTACATAAATACCAAGGCATTACCTTAtgtatttactttactttagtacCTAAGTCTCCAATATTTTGACAGCTGGGATAGAGCATGATGAATCGAAcgaatggatggatataGATACGATATTGAATGAGCGAATGATTTCACTGCTGCCAGTCCTGCTGCAATTCGCCAATTGACTACTAGTTATATGCTTTACGGCCTTCTCTGACTTGGTCAGCTCTGATCTAAGGTTATAGTAGCTCAGCCAGACAGCAATTCTTTGTCCTGACTGGCCGGTTCCGGACACTTGATGCGCCGATCACTTTTCTACATAACATTCTAATCCAAGGATAAGACACGACCGAAGACAAGTACCGTATGAGCAACTTTCCCCTGCTGGCCCTGGAAACATTCAGCCAGTTCGATTGGGTAGCAGGTATGCTAACTTAgtagaaagaagaagaaaaagaaacccCGCCGGTTAACCCCGTTATCCAAACACCCATCCATGACTTGCACCTTGGTAACAGTCAGTGCGGGTACCTCTCCAGCTGTCAGCAGCAGTTATCTGTTTCGTCCTATTACTTGTAcgtacttatatattatgaAAATTCTTATGTGAAAAGATCGATCGAATCCAACTCGGAACCTTtagcatgcatgcatgcatgcatcatcatcatcatcgtcatcatcatcatcaaaagtCTCAGCCAGTTGCATCTAGGAGCCACCCTCAggctacctaaggtacctaccctaccttacctaggtagttccAAGAATCCTTGCTCTCATTACCTGGCAAGGCAGGTTCGTTGAAGATACGGAGTACAATGTTCCCTAGAGCCATAAGTCTAGGTAGCCTCGATACAACTCTTCAATCTAGATCATAGCAAGACGCCCATTGCAAGTATAGCGATGAAAGTTCGGAAAGAAATGAGAAAGTAGGTGGTGCACTGAGGTCAACGCACAGTGGACTCGAGCCGCATTCCGGGTTGGTTATAGCCAATTGTCCTAGGCACGCAGGGCACGTCAGACGACTGCTTAATCTTGAAGCATCCGAGGTTTACTAAAACATTAAAAGAGGTATTTACTTTTCAAATCGACATACATATACACTTTCACATTACTGGCTACATCAATTTTGCTATTCTTGAGCCCGGTTTCTTTCCTAATAGGTGATTGCACTTGTATGGATGTAACATGGAAGTTGTTAGGTTGTCTCAACAAATTCGGAACGTCAACTCGCTGGAAATACGGACCGCCTTACTGCGCTACCAAATACAGTTACCAATGCATAAATACCTTGGTACTTTAgttagtaggtaccttagtgtCAACTCAGTTGGGATAATATTCCAATAATCTCATACACTCATTGCTTCGCATAAGCCATAATAGCGGATTATGAGTCCTTCAATCCGATTTATTGGTTGTCATCCATCGCAACACTAAGGTACtaacctaggtacctaggtaggtaggtacttgtGTATTGTAACACTTCCTGGTGACACTACACCGCCTTCTTATTTAGGAAATTGGGACATATTTCTGCCGTAAATAGTCCTGGAGCTCTTCAAGCACTGACAGACAGACCTGAGCTCTCCGCAATTCCTTAGGTACCGACCAGGCTAGATACTCTGGTAGCCAATACTACATTCGACTCGACGACAGCATAATACCTTGAGCGACTTCGAGACACCTGACCGTATAATAATTCTCCCTTGGTAGCGCCTGGATAGCAGCCATGTCAACAATAACACCCGATGCGCTTCAGTCAGGACAGCCGCCCGTCATTCCCCTGTCCTTCAATGGTAACCAACCGGAAAAGGTGACGCTCTACCCACTGTCGAACTACACGTTTGGGGTCAAGGAAACCCAGCCTGAAGAGGACCCATCAGTCATCGCTCGCCTCAAGAGACTCGAGGAACACTACACGGAGCATGGGATGCGCCGCACTTGCGAAGGCATTCTCGTCTGCCACGAGCACAACCACCCACATATTCTGATGCTGCAAATTGCCAATGCCTTTTTCAAGCTCCCCGGAGACTACCTGCGCCccgaagacgatgagattCGAGGCTTCAAGTCGCGGCTGGACGAGAGGCTGGCGCCTGTGGGCCGCTTGGGAGAGGGTGAGGAAGCTGGTGATTGGCAAGTGGGCGACTGCCTTGCTCAGTGGTGGAGGCCTAACTTCGAAACATTCATGTATCCGTTTATCCCGGCGCATGTGACGAGGCCGAAAGAGTGCAAGAAGCTCTACTTCATTCAGTTACCCAAACAAAGTAGGTCAAAttatcatcattgagaaACTGGATACTTATTCTTCCTGTAGAGGTTCTAAGCGTCCCCAAGAACATGAAGCTTCTGGCCGTTCCTCTATTCGAGCTCTACGACAACACTGCCCGATATGGCCCACAGCTTTCTGCAATTCCCCATCTTCTCAGTCGATACAACTTTGAGTTCGtggatgagaatggcaatgTCGTCGCTGCCACACCAGGGTCTGCCGCGCCAGAGGGCTATGTTCCGTACACAAAAGTCTTGGCAGGCGATGATACAGacatgaaggaggagaatggAACAAGCTGATCCCCCTATAGGACCGCGGAGACACGGCGATGGTGTTTGGCGTTTTTGGTTGTTTGCCGGTATAGGAAGGATGTGTAAAAGCTCAAGTATAGgttttctctcttcttcctgttTTCTATACATCTAAGTCCCACTTTTCTGTGCATCTCACTCAAACCTTTTCCCCCTGGATAGTTGCGATGACCCGTCTCTGATGGCGAGCGGCGCGGAACTCGAGATACCAGATTCCCTGCCAAGTCCCTGTAGCCTATGTGAGGCGATGTCAGTCACTTATGGCCGGGACAAAGATTGGCTAGCACTTACAAGTTTTCCATCCTTAATGGGAATAGTCACGCTCGCCCCAATGAGTGCAGACTTGATGTGGGCAGGCATGTCGTCTGGGCCCTCGGCACTACCAGGTGTCAACGTCTCCGCTTGCGACTTATACGCAAAGCACTCACTCATGACGATATAGAGCCTCTCCTTTGGGTCCTTCAGCTGGCGCGATTCTGTCAAGAGCATCGCTCATATCCTCCCGAACATCAGAGTCCCCTTGGATTTCTCATATCAGCATCAAGAGCTTTCCGGGCCCGAATAATTCAGCTCACAGTTCTCGTTCAAGCTCAAAGCACAGCTCGTGTGCTGGACGAAAAGGTTCAAAAGGCCGACCTTGTAATCCCGAATCTCGGGAAGTGAAGAAACAACTTGGTCAGTTATGAGGTATGAACCCCGTGACTTGGCAGGAAGGGTGAATTGCTTCTGAAAAAAGCTCATGGTTGTTCCCGACGAATGGTCTATCACTGGAGGGGCAGTTGAGCGGGGTTGAGGGGGTCCTGATAATCCAACAAGGCTAAAAGGCAGTGTCCAGAGATAGTGAAACAGACCGGGGAACAGAGAGATTACAAGTAGTAGACAGAGAAGCACTGGTGTCGTTGCAGAGTTGAGACGTGATGTTTGAAGTTGAGGCATGGCTTATTAGAATAAATCGTGCTTGAAAGCAAACAACCGTCATGGTGGGGCCAGAGTTGGACGCTATGGGTCTCTTTCTCCCTATCCGTTTATACTATGTATCAAGCTCCATTCTATCCAATCACAGCGCATCATTTATAATCCCCTCTAGGTAtctgtacctaggtaggtagttccCTTATACTCACTCTATCGCCCAAGGGTTGGCAAGCATCACATCTGTTTCGATACTGTGAGACGGCGGCATGATTCCGTATCCCAAAGCTCCACTAAATATTTGTAATGGTTCTTAAAGAACATGCTGAATCGATGGTGATTTTAACGTGTCATGAGGGCATATGGACATTAAGGCCTCACTAGGAAAGCTGTCGGTTTGTTCTTTCATTTTATTCGCGGAGTATATACAGAAGTTTGAGTTCTCCATTCAGAAACATCACAG
Coding sequences within it:
- a CDS encoding hypothetical protein (EggNog:ENOG41), whose amino-acid sequence is MDEASLVNSLSQRLSELEHKVHTFRHEVAADFLRYYHDLLRDTQPDIASNVAQSIAQSLPKYPDLSSVLTSLDLDLNKPAADSQVLPLESAQRHFSPPATVATSGSGAAEPPGSPRDRHHELLFYLPLLEGSPPRPPPTSPPLTKNNTPPLDMLLPDPSIKADEKQDSAIETGRKPDNGTDQLQNALPVVPHSPGRPGPVRRSTNDTVSSCHSDRSESKTPRSALRRSSSSSKPPQSPRRVRFDVMGAEVLPTASPQPTDSMIPSVASAASADQPRTGSMLDDDLDHLPPPRKISSSEALRALSRAPLEEGVWTEVNSNPDQRAGEEDKKYASISESSSEERASPVIIAPEPPSPRHVPESVRIERTLGSVSEDPDEDQDSSDDDFLSMANPRSFTNKKAPASPSLNRIPEENQTSGHDASPASPTKVSSSDTHDEVRAVNEDLDEEDELFHFEEGGGLSAPPKPRSKPKSLTVEEDIEVELPDVPETEQSLYATSPAVHISKRPGSGPTTPIAARFQAGSVGSYKGRPVVMPVVRNPEVHAQAASLGHFSTFVGGLDGRSGMDEADLSSFRASVANTGGFSGTPRSFTERLMMEEAQKARAGGSKLS
- a CDS encoding hypothetical protein (EggNog:ENOG41), with the translated sequence MSTITPDALQSGQPPVIPLSFNGNQPEKVTLYPLSNYTFGVKETQPEEDPSVIARLKRLEEHYTEHGMRRTCEGILVCHEHNHPHILMLQIANAFFKLPGDYLRPEDDEIRGFKSRLDERLAPVGRLGEGEEAGDWQVGDCLAQWWRPNFETFMYPFIPAHVTRPKECKKLYFIQLPKQKVLSVPKNMKLLAVPLFELYDNTARYGPQLSAIPHLLSRYNFEFVDENGNVVAATPGSAAPEGYVPYTKVLAGDDTDMKEENGTS